In Tripterygium wilfordii isolate XIE 37 chromosome 23, ASM1340144v1, whole genome shotgun sequence, one genomic interval encodes:
- the LOC119992710 gene encoding EG45-like domain containing protein yields the protein MKASVLLGLVVAGLISMASAESGTATFYTKYFPSACYENEDHGVMIAAASPAIYKHGAACGRMYNVWCTGPTNQGEPNPCRGNGVTVKVVDLCDGCEGLLLDLSQEAFSQIADPDAGRIQIEFY from the exons ATGAAAGCTTCGGTTCTTCTTGGTCTTGTAGTTGCAGGCCTCATCTCTATGGCTTCAGCTGAATCAGGAACTGCCACGTTCTACACGAAATATTTTC CATCAGCATGTTACGAGAATGAAGACCATGGAGTCATGATAGCAGCAGCTAGTCCTGCAATATACAAACATGGTGCTGCATGTGGAAGGATGTACAATGTTTGGTGCACTGGACCTACAAACCAAGGTGAACCCAATCCTTGCAGGGGCAATGGTGTGACTGTTAAAGTTGTGGATCTTTGTGATGGATGTGAAGGACTGTTGCTTGATCTCTCTCAAGAAGCTTTCTCTCAGATTGCCGACCCGGATGCCGGAAGAATCCAAATTGAATTCTACTAG